Proteins encoded together in one Vibrio hippocampi window:
- a CDS encoding LysM-like peptidoglycan-binding domain-containing protein, which yields MNRRNKPQTEPLSQRFSRWCDTARTSLSSNASSTPNQSRSFRTFWHNLPIMHQRILMVVVPLYLLVILLPSEMFSAKQQPSAQERVEVSVSPRSLAETDVEIVTETPAEPQWKEYTVKKGDTLAQVFRVNRISMADLNALAQIEGEDKPLSRIKQGQLIRFKYDVEGKLDILQIEKGTDSVMFFRLSDGGFGRSK from the coding sequence ATGAATCGTCGCAATAAACCGCAAACTGAGCCACTTAGCCAACGTTTTTCACGTTGGTGTGATACTGCGCGAACCTCGCTATCGAGCAACGCTTCATCGACGCCGAACCAGTCGCGGTCTTTTAGAACGTTTTGGCATAACTTACCTATTATGCACCAACGTATTCTCATGGTAGTTGTTCCACTATATCTTTTGGTTATATTGCTCCCAAGCGAGATGTTTTCAGCAAAGCAACAGCCGTCAGCACAGGAACGTGTTGAAGTTTCTGTCTCTCCGCGCTCGCTAGCAGAAACGGATGTTGAAATCGTTACTGAGACTCCAGCAGAGCCTCAATGGAAAGAGTATACGGTCAAAAAAGGCGATACCTTGGCTCAAGTGTTCCGCGTTAACCGGATCTCAATGGCGGATCTTAATGCGTTAGCTCAAATCGAAGGTGAAGATAAGCCTTTGAGTCGTATAAAGCAGGGGCAGTTGATTCGTTTTAAATATGACGTTGAGGGTAAGTTGGACATTTTACAGATAGAAAAAGGGACGGATTCAGTGATGTTTTTCCGACTGTCCGATGGCGGCTTTGGTCGAAGCAAATAG
- a CDS encoding GNAT family N-acetyltransferase, which produces MIEWKLKLFEQLSTTELYQLLKLRVDVFVVEQNCPYPELDNNDDKPGVHHLLGYDGRTLVACARLLPKGITYQQVSIGRVATSHSRRGEGLGHLLIQTATEECQKLWPNEEIKIGAQFHLQDYYGRHGFIACSEEYLEDDIPHIDMKLKG; this is translated from the coding sequence ATGATAGAGTGGAAACTAAAACTATTTGAGCAACTGAGCACCACCGAACTTTACCAGTTACTCAAGCTTCGCGTTGACGTATTCGTGGTGGAACAAAATTGTCCCTATCCTGAACTCGACAATAATGATGATAAACCAGGCGTTCATCATCTACTCGGTTACGATGGTAGAACTCTCGTTGCTTGTGCGCGGCTACTTCCTAAAGGGATCACATACCAACAAGTCAGTATTGGTAGAGTGGCGACCTCACACTCAAGAAGGGGGGAAGGACTTGGACATCTGCTAATACAAACCGCGACTGAAGAGTGTCAAAAGCTATGGCCGAATGAAGAGATAAAGATTGGTGCTCAATTCCATTTACAAGATTACTATGGCCGACATGGATTTATCGCATGCAGTGAAGAGTATCTAGAGGATGACATCCCTCATATCGATATGAAATTAAAAGGATAA
- a CDS encoding DUF2780 domain-containing protein, translated as MLKTVTFISALSLSVSASAIDLSSFNSDSVNNLLSSAQSQQDSTPVIDNLVSGLSVSPQQATAGAGALLSLAQSSLGESQTSELSSLIPGMSTLTDSGLLSSVQNMESVQSAFSAVGLDPSMISQFAPIILQYLGTQGASSGLTDSLTSLWQ; from the coding sequence ATGCTAAAAACAGTAACTTTCATTTCGGCACTGAGCCTATCCGTGTCAGCATCAGCGATTGACCTATCCAGTTTCAATTCGGATTCAGTGAATAACCTCTTATCATCAGCGCAAAGTCAGCAAGATTCCACGCCAGTCATCGATAATTTGGTGAGTGGTTTGTCAGTCTCACCACAGCAAGCAACAGCTGGAGCGGGGGCATTACTGTCTCTGGCGCAAAGCAGCCTTGGAGAATCACAAACCAGTGAGCTATCAAGTTTAATTCCAGGAATGAGCACCCTAACCGATAGCGGTCTATTGTCGTCGGTACAAAATATGGAGAGTGTACAAAGCGCATTTTCTGCGGTGGGACTTGATCCTTCAATGATAAGCCAGTTTGCACCTATTATTTTGCAATACTTAGGCACTCAGGGAGCTAGTTCAGGGTTAACGGACTCGTTAACGTCTTTATGGCAATAG
- the rplQ gene encoding 50S ribosomal protein L17 produces the protein MRHRKSGRQLNRNSSHRKAMFSNMASSLVRHEVIKTTLPKAKELRRVVEPLITLAKTDSVANRRLAFARTRDNEVVAKLFNELGPRFAARQGGYTRILKAGFRAGDKAPMAYIELVDRPEASEEAAAE, from the coding sequence ATGCGCCATCGTAAGAGTGGTCGTCAACTCAACCGCAACAGCAGTCATCGCAAAGCGATGTTCAGCAATATGGCTAGCTCTCTTGTACGTCATGAAGTAATCAAGACTACATTGCCTAAAGCAAAAGAGCTACGTCGCGTAGTTGAGCCTTTGATTACACTAGCTAAGACTGACAGTGTTGCTAACCGTCGTCTTGCATTTGCACGTACTCGTGATAACGAAGTAGTTGCAAAACTATTTAACGAACTAGGTCCACGTTTTGCTGCTCGTCAGGGCGGTTACACTCGTATCCTAAAAGCTGGCTTCCGTGCTGGCGACAAAGCTCCAATGGCTTACATTGAGCTTGTAGATCGCCCAGAAGCATCTGAAGAAGCTGCTGCTGAGTAA
- a CDS encoding FKBP-type peptidyl-prolyl cis-trans isomerase: protein MSDVKLETVEQKASYGIGLQMGQQLAGSGLEGLNVDAIAKGIATALTGDMPEIEVDEINQALQELHTRAEALRQEAAKVAAADGEAFLKDNALRPEVTVLESGLQYEVLTEGTGEVPSADKTVRVHYHGELTDGTVFDSSVSRGQPAEFPVTGVIKGWVEALQLMPVGSKWKLYIPQDLAYGERGAGAAIPPFAALVFEVELLDIIA, encoded by the coding sequence ATGTCTGACGTGAAATTAGAGACTGTAGAACAAAAAGCAAGCTACGGTATTGGTCTACAAATGGGCCAACAACTTGCAGGTAGTGGTCTAGAAGGCCTAAATGTTGATGCTATTGCAAAAGGCATCGCCACTGCACTAACTGGTGACATGCCAGAGATTGAAGTAGACGAAATTAACCAAGCACTGCAAGAGCTACACACTCGTGCAGAAGCACTACGTCAAGAAGCGGCTAAAGTTGCTGCTGCAGACGGTGAAGCATTCCTTAAAGACAATGCACTACGCCCAGAAGTGACTGTTCTTGAGTCAGGTCTTCAATACGAAGTACTGACTGAAGGTACCGGTGAAGTTCCATCGGCAGATAAAACTGTTCGTGTTCACTACCACGGTGAACTAACAGACGGTACTGTATTTGATAGCTCAGTATCTCGCGGTCAACCCGCTGAATTCCCGGTAACAGGTGTAATCAAAGGTTGGGTAGAAGCGCTACAATTGATGCCTGTTGGCTCAAAGTGGAAACTTTATATCCCTCAAGACCTTGCATACGGTGAGCGCGGTGCAGGTGCAGCAATTCCTCCATTCGCAGCACTTGTATTTGAAGTTGAGCTTCTAGATATCATCGCTTAA
- the cobA gene encoding uroporphyrinogen-III C-methyltransferase has translation MRPDMHQDKQVESTPRLITNQDKPILNKSSLNKGEVALIGAGPGDPELLTLKALNLLQQADVVLYDYLVSDEIMSLIPDSTKLVCVGKKAGYHSVPQEQTNQLLVQYAQQNLRVVRIKGGDPFVFGRGGEELQVLAQQGIPFQVVPGITAAAGATAYAGIPLTHRDYAQSALFVTGHLKPDSNDLDWSTLARGNQTLVIYMGLLKSESIAQKLIQYGRSPSVPVAIIERGTQANQKVLRGELQHLSELAKGAQSPALIVVGEVVSLADELAWFNRQPNELPLAKLA, from the coding sequence ATGAGACCAGATATGCACCAAGATAAACAGGTAGAATCAACCCCAAGGCTGATTACTAACCAAGATAAACCAATATTAAACAAGTCGTCTCTTAACAAAGGTGAAGTTGCTTTGATTGGTGCTGGTCCCGGAGATCCAGAGCTACTGACCCTGAAAGCATTGAATTTGCTGCAACAAGCTGACGTCGTGCTATATGACTACTTAGTTTCTGACGAAATCATGAGCTTGATCCCTGACTCAACCAAGCTTGTCTGTGTAGGAAAAAAGGCGGGTTATCATAGCGTACCTCAAGAGCAAACAAACCAATTGTTGGTACAATACGCCCAACAAAACCTGCGTGTGGTTCGAATCAAAGGCGGTGATCCTTTTGTCTTCGGTCGAGGTGGGGAAGAGTTACAAGTACTTGCGCAACAAGGCATACCGTTTCAGGTTGTACCGGGGATCACTGCGGCAGCCGGTGCGACGGCTTATGCAGGCATCCCTCTTACACATAGAGACTACGCACAATCTGCTCTGTTTGTGACTGGGCACTTAAAGCCTGACAGCAATGATTTGGATTGGTCGACATTAGCTCGCGGTAATCAAACTCTAGTGATTTACATGGGATTACTTAAGTCCGAATCGATAGCCCAAAAGCTCATTCAGTACGGTCGCTCTCCTTCTGTTCCGGTTGCTATTATAGAGCGCGGGACTCAAGCGAACCAGAAGGTGTTGCGAGGTGAACTACAACACTTATCAGAATTGGCAAAGGGCGCGCAATCGCCTGCGTTGATCGTTGTGGGAGAAGTGGTTTCTTTGGCTGACGAGCTCGCTTGGTTTAATCGACAGCCCAATGAGCTGCCATTAGCAAAGTTGGC